CCCTGTTTAAACAAGCTTTCCCGTTTGAAGAGACGCCGGACCAAAGTAATGCTATCAATGCCGTGCTTAACGATATGTGTAGCCGCCAACCGATGGATAGACTTATCTGTGGTGATGTAGGCTTTGGTAAAACAGAAGTTGCCATGCGCGCCACCTTCCTTGCCGTAGATAACACGCGCCAAGTCGCTATCCTTGTGCCCACAACGTTACTCGCGCAGCAACATTATGAGAATTTTAAAGATCGCTTTGCAAGTTGGCCGGTACGCGTTGAAGTGCTATCGCGTTTTAAAAGTGCAAAAGAGCAAAAACAAATATTATTGGAGTTACAAGAAGGTAAGATTGATATCTTAATTGGTACGCATAAACTACTCAGTAGCACTGTTGTTTATGCCGATCTTGGCTTATTGATCATTGATGAAGAGCATCGTTTTGGAGTGCGCCAAAAAGAAAAAATTAAAGCGCTGCGCGCCCAAATTGATATTTTAACGCTCACCGCAACCCCTATTCCACGGACCTTAAATATGTCCATGAATGGCATGCGCGACCTTTCTATCATTGCAACACCGCCCTCTAAACGCTTAGCGGTTAAAACCTTTGTAGAGCAAAAAACAGATGCACTGATAAGTGATGCTATCACGCGTGAGATCATGCGTGGTGGGCAAGTTTATTTCTTGCATAATAATGTTGAAACCATTAATAAAGCGGCGGCCGACATTGAAGCCTTAGTGCCTAGCGCCAAAGTGTCTGTGGCGCACGGACAAATGAATGAGCATCAACTCGAACGCATTATGAGTGATTTTTATCATCAACGTCAAAATGTACTGGTATGTACCACTATCATTGAAACGGGTATTGATATTCCCAGTGCCAATACCATCATCATTAATAGAGCGGATCATCTAGGGCTTGCACAATTACACCAATTGCGAGGCCGTGTGGGGCGCTCGCACCATCAAGCTTATGCCTATTTATTAACACCAACGCGAAAATTAATGAGCAAAGATGCTAAAAAACGTCTGGATGCTATCTCCTCTTTAAATACCTTAGGTGCAGGCTTTACGCTGGCAACCCACGATTTAGAAATACGTGGCGCGGGCGAACTCTTAGGCGATGAACAATCGGGACAAATTTCAAGTATTGGTTATAACTTATATATGGAAATGCTTGATCAAGCCGTTAACGCATTACAAAATGGTCAAGAAACAACGCTAGAGCAATTATTGTCAAGCCAAGCGGATGTCGAGTTACGCATTCCGGCGTTGATCCCCAGTGATTATATTATGGATGTTAATACACGCTTGTCTTTATATAAGCGTATTGCCAACAGCAAAGATAAACATCAGTTAAAAGAGCTCCAAATCGAACTCATTGATCGTTTCGGTTTACTGCCTGCAATCACTAAAAATCTTATTCATATCACCCAAATGAAACAACTGTGTAATAAATTAGGCATAAAACGCCTTGATGCACACGCCAAGGGTGGCAATATTATTTTTACCCAAAATACCAAAGTCGATCCCATGTTCTTAGTTTCTTTACTGCAAACACAAGCAAATACCTTTAAACTAGAAGGGCCGACAAAACTAAAATTTACACACCAACTCGAAGATACACAGCAACGCATTAACTGGATCACTCAGTTATTACACCGTTTTGTTGAACACTTGCTAAAATAAAGGATCATCTTTTGAACTATAAATATTTCCTTATGGCGTTTTTAATGCTTAATAGCCTTACGCTACATGCACAAACCCGCTGGTTTGAGGTTGAATTACTGCTCTTTGAACGTAATGTAAAACTTAGCGATCAAACAGAAAACCTAGGCCAAGATAATATTAAACTGGATTTCTCGCGCAGTATTCCGTTACTCAAAATACCGACGAATGTAGATTGCACACCCGGTCGCAGTTGCCTCGCGAAAAACATTTCAGTCTTAGTCAATAAAGCCAAATTTAACAGTGCGCAAACAGGTTTTGTTTTATTAAGTAATTCGCGCCTACAACTGGCAGCGCAGCGCCTAAGCCTTAAAAGACACTGGTTATTTAAACCCCTTTTACATGCGGTTTGGCGTATGCCGGTTTACAGTCGCAATAATACTCGCCCACTGCGCATTTTTGCGGGTAAAAACTTAGTCAGTGGCCAGAATGCCGACATTAAGTACCTCAATGACAAATGGGAAATTGATGGTAACCTTAAAATTTATTTAGCACATTACTTATACGTTGATAGCCAATTAATCATTCGTAAACGCGTAATGCAAGATATGCCAACGCCAGAGCAACAAGAAGAAAAGGCCGTACTCGACATTGTTAACAGTCAAAATGGGGTGCAAATCATTCGCCCGAGTGACGAGGTAGCGCCGGTGAAACAGGCACAACGAAGCGTGATAAAAGAAGTGCTATTTGATCAAAATAGACGCATGCGTAGCGGAGAGATCCATTACTTCGATCACCCATTAATGGGCATGCTTATCCAAATTAGAAAAATAAAAGCATAAAAAAAAAGTATAAAAAAAAGTCGGCAATATCATTGCCGACTTTTTTCTTCTCACGATCTAATACTTCACTACCTAATCTCTAAATATATAATACCTAATACCTAAATATCTAATCTCTAAATAGCGGGCGAGACGCCCTTTTTATTAAAGACCCTGTACGTATTGCGCATCTGTCGTGCACAGCACGCGCTCATCAAGCTCTTTTTTAGCGTCTTGTTTAGTCGCGCTATCTGCACTTATCAATGCATTAAATAGACGCATTAAATCCGCTTTCTCAACAGACTTTTTGTCGCCCATGCCAATATTGGTTAAATCAATAAAGAACTCATCAAACAACGAAGCTAATTCATCAATAACTTGCAGGTTTAAAAACTGCTCATTATTATAAATACTCGGATAACCGCCCTTTTGTTTATCAACCGCAAACGAGAAGCCTTTTACATTGGTGATCGTCGTGGCTTTTTCACATTTGAGCATACAACCATCTTCAATGGCCGCTTTTTTACAGCCCACCGTTTGTTGAAAGAAACACTGGCGACTGGTCATCATTAAAATGGGATGATAAATGCTATACAGCAATTTAAAATTCTTTGGTCTTTTAATATGTCGCAGTTGTAAATTATTAAGCTCATTTGATATAAACGCGCCACTGCAATCTAACTCTTCTTGTAAGGTCAGTAATGCATGAGAGTTAGTGGTGTTTAAAAATGGCCCCGCTATCCATTGAATACCCATCTTATTGGCAGCAAACGCCACGCCGGTATTATTTGAAACAATTTGTTTAGGCTTGACAACGTCAAGTAAACGCACCGCCTCAAGGTAATCTTTACCAATTAAAACAGCAGGGAACCAAGGGATCAAATGCGGGTGCTTTAAAAACACATCGATATAATAATTGTCATTTTTCTTAAAGCTTTCGGGCAATTTAAAATACATATCGACGCTACTTAACTCACTCAAGTAGATATCATCGACCGAGCTTATCAGCACTGAAAGTTTTGCTTTATTAAATACTTTTGGATGGTTTTCAAGCACCGGCAAGTTTACTGGCGCAATCAGTTTTACTTGGCCGTTGAGTAAGAAAGCCACTTCTTTTTTCATCACAGTCAGCTCTTTAAAGGGCACACTTAAACCTTCATCAAGGGCGCTACAATCGATATTATCGAGTAGATATGCGCCTTGTTTGAACGATTTAAAGCGTTTGTCTAATGCGCCCGCATCAATTGAGCTGTCAGATGCCTTAATTAATAAACTGCTTGAGCTTATTTGATGAGATTGCCCTGAAAAACAAATGCTCACTTTTAATGGTGCGTTTAATTGCCCTGAAAAATGCATGGTTAAGCTTGGTTTAGCAATGCTCAAATGCTTTATTTTAGCGGCAACATCCGCGCTGATAGCATTTTTTTGCTCCACTAAATCTGCCTGCACTTCTTGAATTTGCACAATTGAAATGGCATTTTTTTGAGCGTTAGCATGGGTAAAACTATTATCGCGAGGATTATCGATAAACATGTCTTTGGTCAAATTACCCTGTAAAAATGAATTGGTAAAATCACGGTTAAACACTTTATAAAGTGAACTGTTGTCTTCAATCAAAAGCCCTGTACTGACAAATTCATTCACTTGTTTACGCCAGCTATCCACCACCGTATGTACATATTGCGCGCCTTTAATGCGCCCTTCTATTTTGAGCGAATCAACTCCCGCATCCACTAATGCCGGCAAATCAAAATAGGCAGAGTTATCTTTTAAATTTAAAGGAAAACGGTTTCCAGCAGCGGTTAACTCATATTCATCGCGGCACGCTTGACTGCAACGGCCTCGGTTACCAGAGTTACCCACACTCACAGAGCTTGAATAACATTGCCCCGAAAAGGCAATACATAACGCGCCATGCACAAAGACTTCTGTTAACACTTGATGATCATGAGCAAGCGTCGTTAAGCTCTTAATTTCACCGATATTGAGTTCACGAGACAAGTTTGCACGGCTTGCGCCAATTTTAGCGAGGAATAATATTTGACCTTCATTATGCGTGGTCAATTGTGTTGAGGCGTGTACTAATAGGCTAGGGAAGTATTTTTTAACTAAATTAAACACACCTAAATCTTGCACAATAATGCCATCAATACGTGTATTCACTAATTTATTTAATAATTTAACAACGCCTTTGATTTCGTGCTCTAAAATGACCACGTTAAGGGTTAGAAACACCTCACATTCAAATTCATGAGCAAGGCGAATGATCCCTTGCAGCGCTTCAAATGAGATATTAGTCGCACGATCACGTGCATTAAACATATCTAGGCCACAATAGATGGCATTAGCACCGGCAATAATAGCAGCTTTTATTGCATCAACATCGCCACCGGGTGCTAATAACTCAATTTTCTTACTCATTTTAAACTCGCTCAATCACATTTTAATTTTGAGGCGAGTTTACCTGCATCATTGCAAGATTGATACAGATCATTTATTCCAAGGATTACTCGGATCATACGGCACTTCTTCTTGAGACGCTTTTGGTTTATTAGCACGGCGATCTTTAGGACGATCGTAATCATTGCGTGATGCTTGGTGTTTCTGACGCTTATCTTCACTATACTGTTGATGCGCTGACGCAGCTTTCGCTTGGGAGAGTTCAATAGACTCAACCGTAAGCTCCATTGGAGAGCGGGTCACAATATGTAACGAAAACCCACGTTCACGCGGCAGTAGATCAATTTCATGATCAAGCGGACGAGGCATACGTTTAAAACGTGATAAATAAAAATTCTCTATTTTAATACGCGCCCATTCGGTTTTTTTCAAAAACGTTAAACTACCTTCAATAGAAGGGTTCACTTTAAAGCAGTGAAAACGCATCGCTGTATAGAGAATGGTCCAACCATAGTATTCCACTAATTCTGTGAGTAACACTTCTGTTTTTAATCCATGTAATGGATTGTTCTTTTGTTCTTCAATATTCATTATTTTTCCTAAACATAAAATGCGTGATCAACGCTTAAAAGCGACCCGCTACTTTGTTTTATTTGCAGACATTCTCATGCGCGTTTACTTTAAACAAACAAGCAAATTAAACAAGGCGCGTAGTCTAACTAAAAAAAGCATCGATAGCATCTAACTCACAGTATATTTTTGTAAATTGACCGGAAGATCTACGCTTTGCATTTTTAATTGATTAATGCGCTGTAAATAAGCAGCCCCTTTGAGTAAATGCATCGCAACATCGACCGCACCGCGTTTTTTATAATCTTCTAAATAAGTGCCTTTTACCCATTGATTAAATGCACCAAGACTAGGCCCAGCCCAAATTTGATAATCCATTTCACGGCCTTTTTCACCTTCATTTGACCAGCGAGATGAAAGCCCTAAATACCAACGGAAAATTAATGCCATTTTACGTTTAGGGTGTTGCATCGCCCGTTCAAGCATTTGCGCGTCGCGCTCAGCAAAAAAGGATTGGGTGGTAGACCATACACTTTCTAAACTTTGCCTAAATATTTGTTTCTCTATTTGCTCACGCAGCGGCGCAGGGATCTCATCAATGCTATTGTAATTAACATATATCTCATAGAGTTTATTGGCGCGCATCGCAAACATAGAGCCACGTTTAACCACTTGTAACTTCACGCCCATTTCAAACATATCGGCAGCCGGCGCCATGGTCACGTCCGCCATTTCAACGTTAGATAATAATTTACGGGTATGCTCAGAGGCGCCTGCTTCAACGCACGCTTGATTTACCGAGCCAAGTACAATGTATGCGGCGCCCATATTAAAGGCGGCAAGCACCGCTTCTGGGGTTCCGATACCACCACCGGCACCCACACGTAGAAGGTCTGCATATTGATATTGTGTTTGTATTTCATCACGCAAGGCAATGATCGTCGGTAACAAGGTTAAAAAAGGACGATTATCAGTGTGTCCACCCGAATCGGCTTCTGCCGTAATGTCATCTGCCATCGGCACTTTTAACGCCAGTTCAGCTTGTAACGGCGTTATTTTATTTTGGCTTAATAATTTATCAAGTAACTTTTGAGGTGCAGGTTGCATAAAATGACGCGCTACTTCGGTGCGTGAAATTTTCGCGATCACTTTATTTTTGATGTGCACACTGCCGTCTGCATTTTGGCTTAAGCCTGCCACGCGGTACCAAACAATATGCTCGGTTAAACCTAAATAAGCAGAGGCTTCTACCGTTTCAACGCCCAATTTTAAAAACGTTTGCACGGCGCCACGCTCTAGCGCTTCTTCGGCAGGCGCGTGAATTAAATTAACCGCATAAGGCCCGTTTGGCAGTTGCGCTTGAATGCGTAAAATAGAGTCTTCAATGACCTGAGGGATAAGCCCAGCAGCACCAAAAGAGCAAAGCATCCCCGCTTTACCTAATGCCACCACTAATTCAACCGATGCAATGCCATTTGCCATGGCACCACCGTGATAGGCATATTTTACATTATGCTGCTTTTTAAATTGAGGATCGCCAAGATCGGTTGCCAGTAAGGCTTGCGCAAAAGCTTGCACCGGCACATCGCCGGTCATTGAGGTTTGTTGTAACACCCCTAAATCAGATCCCGATTGCGCAATATAAACAGGCTTATCTAAACACATTAACGCCTCTTTGATCTCGCTACTTTGAGTTTTTATCTGCGCGCTATCAACCTTCCAAGCCCAATCAATATTTTGCACTGCTAATTTTAAAACCGCCATATCTTCCCTTTGTTTTTTGAGAGCCAACACATCGCGCGCACATTGCAGCGCGATGTCTCACACTGTCTTATTTTATGCTTGTTCAATAATGCTCAGCACAATATCTTGCACACTATAAATACGCAAACCATCTTTCGATAAATTGGCATTACCCACTATACGTACTTCATTATCTGTTTTAATAATTTGTGTTATATGCACATCAACACTCATTTGTTTATTAAGTGGCGTGATCTGGCCACGATATTTCCATAAAACCTTGGTTAATGGCGTGCTAAAACGCGGATTTTTAAATTGCGCCCCTAAATCATTTTTAAGTGCATACGTTTGTAATAACTCAATGATAGCTTCAACCCCTAAAGAGCCCGGCATCACTGGATCTTGATGGAAATGATAACGGAAGAACCAATCATCCGCATCAATACAGCGTTCACCATAAATATAACCCAGTTGCTCACTGCCTCCGCCTTCAACAATCGACACTGTGTCTAAGAAGTTAAGCTGACCGCCCGCTAAACAATACTGTTTTTTATCGTCTGCAGGGTGATAAAAAGGTAAGGCTTTATTACTTAAATCAAATACTTCAATATCTTGTGCTGCACTTTTATGCTCAATAAACCAAGGCGTTTGTAATTCACCTTTATCCATACCTAATTGATTGGCGAGTGCGTCCGCACCAAAATAGCCGAACACCGCACTACCTTGATAGAATTTTACCTCATCAACAAAAAGATCAAAGGTAAAGCTTTGTACTATCATGCCCCCAGCCATCGTGGTGCTTAATAAGACAGATTTATTAACAATGGTTTTACCGCGTAAATCAATGTTAATAAGCAACTCACCATTGCCATCAAGATTGCGGAAAAACAGATCTTTTTCAGGATAAACAAGCGTTGTGCCCATATAGCCGGAAATAAAGCCATTGGGTTGCAATGCTATTTCCATTAAGAGTGAATAAGGGATCCAATCTTGCGCATTGTTTTTAGTAAAATACCACGCATCTGCCGGCACATAATATTCAGCCACACAACTGGCCGGTTTCTTTAAATCTAATCGCGTGCCTTGCACGTCAATAACCTGCGTGACAACTTGTAGGTCGCCACAAGGCGTGCGCGGTGGGATGCGTCCTTTATAAACATCAAAATCTTTACCAAAACATTGAGAGATATTACCCGTCGCAAATTCAAACATATGATAAGGCGTAAAAGGCACTGTATCTGGCGTTCTGTTTTGGCCTTTATGCATCGGCGCTGAAAAATGTTTCACCGGTAATACGCCTTTTTCACGGCGCGCATGCGTATCTGACTCGACGCGCATTAAAGGACGACTTGTATTTTTAAAGGGTTGCACGCCTCGCTCATCAAACGCGAGTAAGGGATCATCAATCGCCACCGGCGCTTTCACTAACGCTTTCTTGGTGCGCATTGCGCTCTGTGGTAATTGTAGCGGATAAGGTGAGTTGGCATCTTGCTCAACCATCTCAAGGCATAGGTTTTTAAAATCAACGACCACTTTCCCGTCTAATATAATATCAACATTAGCTTTGATAAACGGACGCGGTGACATGCCCATCGCGGTGACTTCAAGGCGATAGGTTAATGTATTAACTTGCGGGGTAACCTGACCACGACAACGCACTGTTTGCGCCTCGCCACGCATCGGCTGAAAACGCGCATTCTCTAAGTCTTTATGCATGCCAAGCCAAAGCATAAAGAACATCGCAACTTGGCCACAACCTTCTGACATCAATGAGCCTGCCATCACTTGATCGCCTTTAAAGTGACAAGGGAAATACCAATGCTTCGGATCAATATCTTTTTGACCTTCAATAACACCCAGTCCCCAATGCCCGCCATGCGCATCAATCTTAGTAATGCGCTCAATCATTAAGAATTTCTCAGAAGAGAATTTCAGTGACGGATTACGTCCCTGTTGATCATATTCAGATCCCATACAGGCACTGATGTTACCTTTGACCAATTGCATCATTTTTGCGCGATCATAATAAGTATTCTGATTTGGGATCAGCGCATTAAACGTCGATTTTTTCGCTGTGGCAAATTCACGTTTATCTTTGTCGTTATGTACCACACCCTTGCCATCTGCAAGCTCAGCATCGGTAAAGAAACCCGCACAACCATTGCGCATGATCAGTACTTTTTTGTCTCCGACATAACAATCGTAATGGAAAAAGAACAGCAATTGTTCGCCATTTTTTGCATACGAGTCAATATGGATCTCATAACGTAATGTTTCGCCGCCAAAAGACATCTCTTCTAAAAAGGTTAACTCACAATCCAGTAAACGATAAATACGCTCACTTTTATTTTGAAAATCAATACCAATGTAGGAGATCAACATCAAATCACATTGTCCCGACTCCACGGCAACAGACCAAGGGATCTGCCCATCAATTAAAAAGGGAGCATCGACTGGAATATCATATTCGGTAAACATCGATGATTTTTTATATTCATGTATTTGTGCGTCGAGTTTGGTTACCCGACTCACTAAAAGATAATCGGTGGTTGGCAAACGCACACGCCGTGCATAACTGTCGATAATTTTATATTCCGATCCAAATACCTTACTAATATCACCTTCTGCAAACTCAATAAGCGCAGCTTGATCATAAAGTACCTTCTCAGGCTGATTAAAGCGCTCAATAAGTTGTAATGGCGGATAATGATAAGCACTCAAAATCTCAGGTGCTGCGGTGAGAGTTGAAATCGTGGCAGCTTGATGATCGCCACTTAACGCGTTCACTTGTAATTTTATCATGGCGGCAATTTGCTCGCCCGCGACTTTTCGCGCCTCAATAAAAGCACGTTGCGCGTCTGCTTGTTGATATATTTCAGCACTGATCTTAGTTTTAACTTGCGACGTCATGGTAGCTTCCGGTGGAGTAAGGGTTAATGCGCTTAATGGCGCCTTTTTAGTGACTTTTAATAGGTCAATATCAACACGGTTAGATAGCGTGCTCGCGGGTTTATTTTGTAATTGTTGCTTAATAGTTTCAAAAACGCGCATTGAGCGCGCGTCAACAATCGTTTGTTTAATATCGGCGCCGCCAAGATAAATCGGTTTCACTAACGAAAATGCGCTTTTTTTACTGACAACATGCGCAAGTTTTCGCATAGGCTCTGCATTTGAAACAAGCAGATGCGCACAGCTCATATCATGACCTAAACCATTAATCGCGACCTGTTTTGCCTGTTTTGAATTCACTAAAAGCGCCGATTTTATTAAGCTAAACATACCTGATGCATTAAAAAGATGACCAATTTGACGCTTAACCGAATCGGGTTTAACGTGCGGGTAAAGTTGCGTAAAGGCTTCTGTCTCCGCAGCATTATCTGCTTCAAAACCACTGGCAAAGGCTTCCACATGATCTATCTCGTTGGCGCTGATGCTTGCTAATTGGCACGCCTTTGCGCTCGCTTTTTTGATGGCTTTGGCATCACTGCCGGGTGCAAAACTAATTGCGTCAAGTTGCGCGTAACGTGCATCATTGAGCTCACTACGACGTAATACAATGGCGCCCGCACCTTCACCGAGTAACCACTCTTTATTACGCAGCGGATCAGCATGGCTTGATGCATTTTCACTGACTGGGCCATAGCGCTGACGCAAACTGACATTTTCAAATGATCCCGCCAAATCAACACTGGCAATCAACACCGCTTCAACATCCGAGGTTGCAAATAAGCTTTGCGCAATTTGTAAGCAACGATAAACAGAGTTCTCTTCACTTGAAACCGTAAAAGCGGGCCCTGAAAAGTCCCACAATGCAGAGATACGCGACGCCATTAAGTTACCAATAAAACTCGTATATTGGTTTAACTGCGCTGGCGATGCAATGCTCTCTTTGGCAATATTAATAAGCTCTGCGCGTTGCAGCTCCGTTAATGTAATGCCCTGCTCTTTTAAGCTTTGCTCAATTTGCGTACTTAAATTAACGCGTCCACGATATTGATGAATATCGAGCTCCATGCCCATTGCCACGAGTACGGCAACATTACTCCCTTCTGTTAACGCCCCATCTTTGGCTGCATTATCAGCCACTTTCATCATCATTAATTGTTGCGGTATCAAACAATCTTGCGCATTAGGTGGCACTTTAAAACGTAAGAAGTCGATATCAAACTTTTCAATATAGCCACCTTTCGGCGCTTTCTTTAAGCCTAACGTACGCATCACTTGTGCGTCATTTTGTATGCCTTTCCAACGCTTCGGTGGTAATTCTATAAATGTGTTTTTATTGCTTTTGAGTAACGCGTCAAATGCCACAATCGAGTCAACACCCGAAAGTAAACAGTCCATGCCCACAATACTCATTAATGCACGTGGCTTAGGCTGATTAAAACGTTTAATAAAGGGTGCGTCTGCGCCCTCTAATACCAAATGTGCATTACTGCCCCCAAAACCAAAAACGCTCACGCCGGCAACGAGAGGCTTGCCATTTTTGCTTTCCCAGTTCACGGTATCCGTTGGGATTTGTGCTTGTGTTAAATAACCAAGCTTGGTTTTAATGGCATTTTTTAAACTGATCGTGGCAGGAATTTTACCCTTATTGAGCGCATAAATAGCTTTCGTCATGCCGGGCATGCCGGCAGCTGTCAATAAGTGTCCTAAGTTTGATTTGGCCGAGCCTAATAAAGGTTTAGTGTTATATTTAGAAAAGAAAACCTCCATTGAATTAAGCTCAACGTTATCGCCTTTTGGCGTCCCCGTCGTATGGCATTCGATATAGCCAACATCGCTCGGTGACACATTCGCATCCGCATAAGCGCGCTCATAAGCAAGTACCTGCCCTTTGCTACTCGGACTTAAAATAAACTCCCCTTTGCCATCATTAGATAAGGCGCCACCTTTAATAATAGCGTGAATAGTATCGCCATCACGCAGTGCGTCACTGTGGCGTTTTAACACCATCATGCCCGCGCCTTCGCCGGCAAAAAGGCCTTTTGAGGCACTATCAAACGGGGCGTGTTTATTATTATCTGGAAACGCTTGGAAAATAGAGAAGCCCATGTTCACAAACATAGGATCAGCCCCGGATACTGCGCCCGCAAGCATCATATCTGCCTCACCCGTATGCAGCATGTCACATGCAAGCTTCAAGCTATAACAAGATGATGCACAAGCGGCATCTAAAGAGAAATGCGCCCCACCTAAACCGGCTACTTTTGCCAATAATGCTGAGGGATAACCCGCGATCAATGCATTATCTGCTTCAATCTTTCTCGGCGCCGTGAAGTTTTTCAATTTAAAGTCACGGTGCGTAATGCTTTGCAGTGCTTGCTCTACGACGTGATGATAAAAAGGTAAAAACAGATGATTGGACGACCGCGTAGGAAACGATAAATTACCCAAGATCAGT
The sequence above is a segment of the Psychromonas sp. CNPT3 genome. Coding sequences within it:
- a CDS encoding hotdog fold thioesterase, with the protein product MENIAIVGIANLFPGSSQPDAFWEQLLNKQDLRSKITEQEMGVDPLEYLGKKGDVDKFYCMYGGYIRNFNFDVSSFVDHGFDADYLMGLDELNKWGLYVTEQALKNAGYWGSASLQQCGLILGNLSFPTRSSNHLFLPFYHHVVEQALQSITHRDFKLKNFTAPRKIEADNALIAGYPSALLAKVAGLGGAHFSLDAACASSCYSLKLACDMLHTGEADMMLAGAVSGADPMFVNMGFSIFQAFPDNNKHAPFDSASKGLFAGEGAGMMVLKRHSDALRDGDTIHAIIKGGALSNDGKGEFILSPSSKGQVLAYERAYADANVSPSDVGYIECHTTGTPKGDNVELNSMEVFFSKYNTKPLLGSAKSNLGHLLTAAGMPGMTKAIYALNKGKIPATISLKNAIKTKLGYLTQAQIPTDTVNWESKNGKPLVAGVSVFGFGGSNAHLVLEGADAPFIKRFNQPKPRALMSIVGMDCLLSGVDSIVAFDALLKSNKNTFIELPPKRWKGIQNDAQVMRTLGLKKAPKGGYIEKFDIDFLRFKVPPNAQDCLIPQQLMMMKVADNAAKDGALTEGSNVAVLVAMGMELDIHQYRGRVNLSTQIEQSLKEQGITLTELQRAELINIAKESIASPAQLNQYTSFIGNLMASRISALWDFSGPAFTVSSEENSVYRCLQIAQSLFATSDVEAVLIASVDLAGSFENVSLRQRYGPVSENASSHADPLRNKEWLLGEGAGAIVLRRSELNDARYAQLDAISFAPGSDAKAIKKASAKACQLASISANEIDHVEAFASGFEADNAAETEAFTQLYPHVKPDSVKRQIGHLFNASGMFSLIKSALLVNSKQAKQVAINGLGHDMSCAHLLVSNAEPMRKLAHVVSKKSAFSLVKPIYLGGADIKQTIVDARSMRVFETIKQQLQNKPASTLSNRVDIDLLKVTKKAPLSALTLTPPEATMTSQVKTKISAEIYQQADAQRAFIEARKVAGEQIAAMIKLQVNALSGDHQAATISTLTAAPEILSAYHYPPLQLIERFNQPEKVLYDQAALIEFAEGDISKVFGSEYKIIDSYARRVRLPTTDYLLVSRVTKLDAQIHEYKKSSMFTEYDIPVDAPFLIDGQIPWSVAVESGQCDLMLISYIGIDFQNKSERIYRLLDCELTFLEEMSFGGETLRYEIHIDSYAKNGEQLLFFFHYDCYVGDKKVLIMRNGCAGFFTDAELADGKGVVHNDKDKREFATAKKSTFNALIPNQNTYYDRAKMMQLVKGNISACMGSEYDQQGRNPSLKFSSEKFLMIERITKIDAHGGHWGLGVIEGQKDIDPKHWYFPCHFKGDQVMAGSLMSEGCGQVAMFFMLWLGMHKDLENARFQPMRGEAQTVRCRGQVTPQVNTLTYRLEVTAMGMSPRPFIKANVDIILDGKVVVDFKNLCLEMVEQDANSPYPLQLPQSAMRTKKALVKAPVAIDDPLLAFDERGVQPFKNTSRPLMRVESDTHARREKGVLPVKHFSAPMHKGQNRTPDTVPFTPYHMFEFATGNISQCFGKDFDVYKGRIPPRTPCGDLQVVTQVIDVQGTRLDLKKPASCVAEYYVPADAWYFTKNNAQDWIPYSLLMEIALQPNGFISGYMGTTLVYPEKDLFFRNLDGNGELLINIDLRGKTIVNKSVLLSTTMAGGMIVQSFTFDLFVDEVKFYQGSAVFGYFGADALANQLGMDKGELQTPWFIEHKSAAQDIEVFDLSNKALPFYHPADDKKQYCLAGGQLNFLDTVSIVEGGGSEQLGYIYGERCIDADDWFFRYHFHQDPVMPGSLGVEAIIELLQTYALKNDLGAQFKNPRFSTPLTKVLWKYRGQITPLNKQMSVDVHITQIIKTDNEVRIVGNANLSKDGLRIYSVQDIVLSIIEQA